One segment of Polypterus senegalus isolate Bchr_013 chromosome 8, ASM1683550v1, whole genome shotgun sequence DNA contains the following:
- the LOC120533272 gene encoding gastrula zinc finger protein XlCGF57.1-like, with amino-acid sequence MDVKEETCEADMNIMVERTVNVKEEDWESVHPKQESLDIKEEDCELGSVSIKEEDEEKCVSTESVKEDDLHYEHQDRAVTGLVSSHSRHSSSPASSINLKHESLQSDTKMTEELSSPIIQEDQPPPKTSSKTRIKLHCCSECGKQFSKRLNLQSHQRIHTEEKSYSCSEYGKKFLRKSKLQNHRRIHTGEKPYSCSECGKWFSCCSNLKTHIKTHTGERLYCCSECDKTFSQRSHLQCHKRIHTGEKPYPCSECGKRFSLRSYLQKHIKTHTGERPYCCSECGKKFSQGSHLQCHQRIHTGEKPYSCSECGKQFSHSITLLRHIKTHSGEKPFCCSECGKQFSQRSYLQRHQKIHTGEKPYCCSECSKKYSDISQLQHHKKIHTGDKPYCCSECSKQFSYNNILLMHIKTHSGEKPFCCSECGKQFLRRNNLECHKRIHTGEKPYCCSECGKQFSHSITLLRHIKTHSGEKPYCCSECDKKFSQRSHLQCHQRIHTEEKTYSCSKCGKQYSDRSQLQHHQNMHTGEKPYCCSECGKQFLRRNNLVCHKRIHTREKCLD; translated from the exons atggatgtgaaagaggaGACGTGTGAGGCTGACATGAATATCATGGTGGAGAGGACCGTAAATGTTAAGGAGGAGGACTGGGAGAGCGTCCACCCTAAACAGGAGAGTCTGGACATTAAGGAAGAGGACTGTGAACTGGGGTCAGTGAGTATTAAAGAGGAGGATGAAGAGAAGTGTgtcagcactgagagtgtcaagGAAGATGACCTTCATTATGAACATCAAGATCGAGCAGTGACCGGGCTGGTCTCTTCTCATAGCAGACACTCTTCATCTCCGGCGTCTTCTATCAATTTAAAACATGAATCATTACAGTCTGACACAAAGATGACTGAAGAACTTTCATCTCCAATAATTCAGGAAGATCAGCCACCACCTAAAACGTCATCTAAAACAA gaatcaaacttcactgctgttctgaatgtggcaaacagttttcaaaaagacttaatcttcagagccaccaaagaattcacacagagGAGAAGTCATATTCCTGTTCTGAATATGGCAAAAAGTTTTTACGGAAAAGCAAACTTCAGAACCacagaagaattcacacaggagagaagccatattcctgttctgaatgtggtaaatgGTTCTCTTGCTGTAGTAATCTTAAGACACACATTAAAACTCACACAGGAGAGAGGctgtattgctgttctgaatgtgacaaaacattttcacagagaAGCCATCTTCAatgccacaaaagaattcacacaggggagaagccatatccctgttctgaatgtggtaaacgattctctCTCAGGAGTTACCTTCAGAAACACATTAAGACTCACACAGGAGAGAGgccgtattgctgttctgaatgtggcaagaaaTTTTCACAGGGAAGCCATCTTCAGtgccaccaaagaattcacacaggtgagaagccatattcctgttctgaatgtggtaaacaattctcGCACAGTATTACTCTTCTGAGACACATTAAAACTCACTCAGGAGAGAAACCAttttgctgctctgaatgtggcaaacaattttcacAGAGAAGTTATCTTCAGCGCCACCaaaaaattcacacaggagagaagccatattgctgttctgaatgtagtAAAAAGTACTCAGATATAAGCCAACTTCAACAccacaaaaaaatccacacaggagataagccgtattgctgttctgaatgtagtAAACAATTTTCTTACAATAATATTCTTCTGATGCACATTAAAACTCATTCAGGAGAGAAACcattttgctgttctgaatgtggcaaacagtttttacGCAGAAACAATCTTGAGTGCCACAAGAGAATTCACACAGgtgagaagccgtattgctgttctgaatgtggtaaacaattctcgcacagcatTACTCTTCTGAGACACATTAAAACTCACTCAGGAGAGAAGCcctattgctgctctgaatgtgacAAAAAGTTTTCACAGAGAAGTCACCTTCAGtgccaccaaagaattcacacagaagAGAAAACATATTCCTGTTCTAAATGTGGTAAACAGTACTCAGATAGAAGCCAACTTCAGCACCACCAAAACAtgcacacaggagagaagccatattgctgttctgaatgtggtaaacagtttttacGTAGAAACAATCTTGTgtgccacaaaagaattcacacaagaGAGAAGTGTTTGGATTAG